The following proteins come from a genomic window of Trifolium pratense cultivar HEN17-A07 linkage group LG4, ARS_RC_1.1, whole genome shotgun sequence:
- the LOC123923316 gene encoding protein ACCELERATED CELL DEATH 6-like yields the protein MPPKPEKKIFFGAPLQDEDLSRNVPSNDKEEPELEIEPSEVTEIIPKCCEFDNQIKLLSEAYHLVYGGPTNLLNDSTNLTEIKTPMNNTVLHIASLYGNDEIVTLIIEHSPKLLFKFNKNNDSVLHVAARGGHISTVKILLASYANFKKTDIATAWFEYTGFEDDDLEDYDAISNMEDLLNFVTKENNQGNTMLHEAMLCGDKKSIDRDNNIFKICEIYNSNDRFGRSLSKCCYEYALDIVNHAKKSVLYIAVENGYKDVVKLILEKSPKNDAKPEGLSPLVASIMKHNQEMLSMILENKPTWIHSRDKHKRLPLHYAASIGYLEGVDLLLKKCKCCTIQRDKYGYFPIHLASYGGHVEVVNKFLEYCPDPTEMVDTVHERNILHIAANYGKHEVVHYILQSQILEHDKMINQKDNEGNTPLHLAARSCHPTTVYYLVNQNKDRVDLDLVNQNNETALDIVRALYELDKSSLRQHLTWTALKSAGANHSPRKPSLYIDSKQSDSNSPKKTEQEKDKKHDQVEEKNKTTETKQSNENSTKTEQKQSNTEKEKATERYKDRIENLTIVSTLIITASVAACLAVPGESEGKANNLNHAMFHVFIIFITVSLFSAISATIILFWATLGLTELLTFSLKIVMPLLGIALVSLSLAFMAGLYTVISELTWLANVFLVMTVIFVLVVIFLYILLFLPSSSTNKSLRYISHYPYLFLASRTEVKTDQDANAWW from the exons ATgcctccaaaaccggagaaaaaaatattttttggcgCACCATTGCAAGATGAGGACTTATCAAGAAACGTTCCTAGCAATGATAAGGAGGAACCTGAACTTGAAATTGAACCTTCAGAAGTCACTGAAATTATTCCAAAATGTTGTGAATTTGATAATCAGATTAAATTGCTTAGTGAAGCATATCACTTGGTATATGGAGGTCCAACGAATTTGTTGAATGATTCAACTAATTTAACAGAAATTAAGACTCCTATGAACAATACCGTGCTACATATTGCATCTTTGTATGGCAATGATGAAATTGTGACACTTATAATTGAACATTCTCCAAAACTTTTGTTcaaatttaacaaaaacaatGATAGTGTTTTACATGTTGCTGCAAGAGGTGGACACATCTCAACCGTTAAAATACTATTAGCAAGTTATGCTAATTTTAAAAAGACGGATATAGCCACAGCATGGTTTGAATACACTGGATTTGAGGATGATGATTTAGAAGACTATGATGCCATCTCAAATATGGAGGACCTATTAAATTTTGTGACAAAGGAGAATAATCAAGGAAACACTATGTTACATGAGGCAATGTTATGTGGCGACAAGAAGAGCATTGATAGGgataataatattttcaaaatttgtgaaatttacAATTCAAATGATCGGTTTGGGAGATCATTGTCAAAGTGTTGTTATGAATATGCATTAGATATTGTTAACCATGCCAAGAAATCAGTGCTTTACATAGCAGTTGAGAATGGATACAAGGATGTAGTCAAACTAATCTTGGAGAAATCCCCTAAGAATGATGCGAAGCCGGAGGGATTATCGCCGCTTGTTGCATCAATTATGAAGCATAATCAAG AAATGCTAAGCATGATACTAGAAAACAAGCCAACTTGGATCCATTCAAGGGACAAACATAAAAGGCTTCCTCTTCATTATGCAGCATCAATAGGTTATCTTGAAGGTGTTGATTTATTACTTAAGAAATGTAAATGTTGCACAATTCAAAGAGACAAATATGGATATTTCCCAATTCATTTAGCATCTTACGGTGGCCATGTCGAAGTAGTAAACAAGTTTTTAGAATATTGTCCAGATCCAACAGAGATGGTTGACACTGTTCATGAACGTAACATTCTTCACATTGCAGCAAACTATGGAAAACATGAAGTGGTACATTACATATTACAAAGTCAAATTCTTGAACATGATAAGATGATAAATCAAAAAGATAATGAGGGAAATACTCCTTTGCATTTGGCTGCAAGATCATGTCATCCAACAACTGTGTACTACTTAGTTAATCAAAACAAGGATAGAGTGGATCTTGATTTAGTTAACCAAAATAATGAAACAGCTCTTGATATTGTTAGGGCACTTTATGAGCTTGATAAATCATCTTTGAGACAG CATCTTACATGGACTGCACTTAAATCTGCTGGTGCAAATCATAGTCCTAGAAAACCATCACTCTATATTGATTCCAAACAAAGTGAttcaaattcacccaaaaaaacAGAACAAGAGAAAGACAAAAAACATGACCAGGTtgaagaaaagaacaaaacaactGAAACAAAACAGAGCAATGAAAACTCAACAAAAACAGAGCAAAAACAGAGTAacacagaaaaagaaaaagccaCTGAAAGATACAAAGACAGAATAGAAAACCTCACAATTGTTTCAACTCTTATAATAACAGCATCAGTAGCAGCATGTTTAGCTGTTCCAGGTGAATCAGAAGGAAAAGCAAACAACCTAAATCATGCAATGTTTCATGTTTTCATTATCTTCATCACAGTATCATTGTTCAGTGCCATTAGTGCTACTATCATACTCTTTTGGGCAACACTTGGATTAACTGAACTATTAACTTTCTCTCTCAAAATCGTAATGCCGCTTCTTGGAATCGCTCTCGTTTCATTATCTTTGGCTTTCATGGCTGGTCTTTACACTGTTATCAGTGAACTTACTTGGTTGGCCAATGTGTTTCTTGTTATgactgtgatttttgttttagttgTGATTTTTTTGTATATACTTCTTTTCCTTCCATCATCATCAACTAACAAATCCTTGCGGTACATTTCTCACTACCCTTATCTTTTTTTAGCATCACGTACTGAGGTTAAAACTGATCAAGATGCTAATGCTTGGTGGTAG